The Actinobacillus equuli genome includes a window with the following:
- the pmbA gene encoding metalloprotease PmbA, whose product MSLTTKQDLQKQEQELRQAVEFALNFAKKSGAEAEVGVTKVAGLSVSTRLEQTENIEFNNDGSLGISVYVGKRKGNASTSDLQPQSIQRAVESALAIAKYTSEDECAGLADKEVMAFDAPDLELYHQADISVEQAVELALEAEHHALNADEKIVNSEGATFNSHSGVRVYGNTHGMLQSYLSSRYSLSCSVISAYEDQLERDYEYTISREFDKLQSPEWVGRQAAFKAVDRLNPQKIKTCEVPVIFYNDVATGLIGHLAGAISGGALYRKSSFLLDKLGTQILPSWFAISERPHLLRQLASSAFDSEGVITQDREIITDGVLQTYLMTSYSARKMGLKTTGHAGGIHNWLVKPNRIGGLDTLLKEMGTGLLVTEFLGSAINAVTGEYSRGAAGFWVENGEIQYPVAEITIAGQLQEMYKNLVAVADDIEHRSNIQTGSILLDKMKISGE is encoded by the coding sequence ATGTCATTAACAACAAAACAAGATCTCCAAAAACAAGAGCAGGAACTTCGTCAAGCGGTTGAATTTGCCCTTAATTTTGCAAAAAAATCAGGGGCAGAAGCGGAAGTCGGGGTAACAAAAGTTGCCGGGCTTTCGGTTTCAACCCGTTTAGAACAAACGGAAAATATCGAATTTAATAATGACGGTTCTCTCGGCATTTCGGTATATGTCGGAAAGCGTAAGGGCAATGCCTCAACCTCGGATTTACAACCACAATCTATTCAACGCGCGGTCGAATCAGCATTAGCGATTGCTAAATATACCTCGGAAGATGAATGTGCCGGTTTAGCTGATAAAGAGGTGATGGCATTTGATGCGCCGGATTTAGAACTTTATCACCAAGCGGATATTTCAGTTGAACAGGCGGTCGAACTAGCTTTGGAAGCGGAACATCATGCACTAAATGCAGATGAGAAAATTGTAAATAGCGAAGGAGCAACCTTTAATTCGCATAGTGGTGTACGCGTGTATGGTAACACGCACGGTATGTTGCAAAGCTATCTTTCAAGTCGCTATTCGCTTTCTTGTAGTGTGATTTCTGCCTATGAAGATCAATTGGAACGTGATTATGAATACACGATTTCACGCGAATTTGACAAATTGCAATCACCGGAATGGGTCGGTCGTCAGGCGGCGTTTAAAGCGGTTGATCGTTTGAATCCGCAAAAGATCAAAACTTGTGAAGTACCCGTGATTTTCTACAATGATGTGGCAACCGGTTTAATCGGACACTTAGCCGGTGCAATTAGTGGCGGTGCCTTATATCGTAAATCAAGTTTCTTATTAGATAAGTTAGGTACACAAATTTTACCGAGTTGGTTTGCAATTTCTGAACGCCCACATTTATTACGTCAATTAGCTTCATCCGCTTTCGACAGTGAAGGGGTTATTACCCAAGACAGAGAAATTATTACTGACGGTGTATTGCAAACTTATCTGATGACCAGCTATTCGGCGCGTAAGATGGGCTTAAAAACGACCGGACACGCAGGCGGTATTCATAACTGGTTAGTCAAACCAAACCGAATAGGTGGTTTAGACACGCTTCTAAAAGAGATGGGAACCGGTTTATTAGTGACTGAATTTTTAGGATCAGCGATTAATGCGGTAACCGGCGAGTATTCACGCGGAGCGGCAGGTTTTTGGGTGGAAAACGGTGAGATTCAGTATCCAGTGGCGGAAATTACCATTGCCGGTCAGTTACAAGAAATGTATAAAAATTTAGTTGCAGTTGCTGATGATATTGAGCATCGCTCTAATATTCAAACAGGTTCGATTTTATTAGACAAAATGAAAATTTCCGGTGAATAA
- the ilvN gene encoding acetolactate synthase small subunit — translation MRRTLSVLLENESGALSRVVGLFSQRGFNIESLTVAPTDDETLSRMTIVAQGDENVLEQIEKQLHKLIDVFKVSNLSPTEHIEREVLLLKVRATGSARDELKRMADIFRGQIVDITPKLYTIQLSGTSEKLNAFIEAVKQETTVVEIVRSGVISLSRGDKNCL, via the coding sequence ATGCGTAGAACATTATCAGTATTACTCGAAAACGAATCGGGTGCATTATCCCGTGTGGTAGGTCTTTTTTCTCAACGTGGGTTTAATATCGAAAGTTTAACCGTTGCGCCGACTGACGATGAAACACTTTCTCGTATGACGATCGTTGCTCAAGGAGATGAAAACGTGCTTGAGCAAATCGAAAAACAATTACATAAACTGATTGATGTGTTCAAGGTATCAAATTTAAGTCCTACCGAACATATTGAGCGTGAAGTACTACTGTTAAAAGTACGAGCGACAGGCTCGGCTCGTGATGAATTAAAACGTATGGCAGATATTTTCCGAGGGCAAATCGTAGATATTACGCCGAAGCTCTACACCATTCAGTTATCCGGTACGAGTGAAAAACTGAACGCATTTATTGAAGCGGTAAAACAAGAAACGACGGTGGTTGAGATAGTACGCTCAGGCGTTATTAGTCTTTCTCGTGGTGATAAGAACTGTTTATAA
- a CDS encoding acetolactate synthase 3 large subunit has product MKKLSGAEMVVQSLKDEGVEYVFGYPGGSVLDIYDAIHTLDNINHVLVRHEQAAVHMADGYARSTGKVGCVLVTSGPGATNAITGIATAYADSVPLVILTGQVPSALIGTDAFQECDMLGISRPVVKHSFMIKNPEDIPSTIKKAFYIASTGRPGPVLIDIPKDMVNPANKFTYEYPKEVSLRSYNPTVQGHKGQIKKALKALLVAKKPVLYIGGGVISAECATQLTDFATKLNLPVTSSLMGLGAFPASNKQFLGMLGMHGTYEANNAMHESDLILGIGVRFDDRTTNNLAKYCPNAKVIHVDIDPASISKTVPAYIPIVGSAKNVLEEFLSLLEEENLAKNQADLTAWWQQINEWKARQCLSFEESNDVIKPQQVIRLIHQITKGDAYVASDVGQHQMFAALHYPFEQPRRWINSGGAGTMGFGLPAAIGVKFAHPEATVVCVTGDGSIQMNIQELSTAKQYGTPVVIVSLNNRFLGMVKQWQDLIYSGRHSQVYMNSLPDFAKLAEAYGHVGITIDHPSELEEKLTQAFAIKDKLVFVDVKVDETEHVYPMQIRGGAMNEMILSKTERTDA; this is encoded by the coding sequence ATGAAAAAACTTTCTGGTGCAGAAATGGTTGTTCAGTCCTTGAAAGACGAAGGCGTAGAATACGTTTTCGGCTATCCGGGTGGCTCGGTATTAGATATTTATGATGCAATTCATACGCTTGATAATATCAATCACGTGCTTGTACGCCATGAGCAAGCTGCGGTACATATGGCAGATGGTTACGCTCGCTCAACCGGTAAAGTCGGTTGTGTGTTAGTCACTTCCGGCCCCGGAGCAACCAATGCAATTACCGGTATTGCTACCGCTTACGCAGACTCTGTTCCACTTGTTATCTTAACCGGTCAGGTACCTTCCGCTTTAATCGGTACGGATGCTTTCCAAGAATGCGATATGCTGGGTATTTCTCGCCCGGTTGTTAAGCACAGCTTCATGATCAAAAATCCGGAAGACATTCCCTCAACGATCAAAAAAGCCTTTTATATTGCATCAACCGGTCGTCCCGGCCCAGTATTAATTGATATTCCAAAAGATATGGTAAATCCTGCGAATAAATTTACCTATGAATATCCGAAAGAGGTTTCATTACGCTCATATAACCCGACAGTACAAGGTCATAAAGGTCAGATTAAAAAAGCATTAAAAGCTTTATTAGTGGCGAAAAAACCGGTGTTATATATCGGTGGTGGGGTTATTTCTGCAGAATGTGCAACGCAACTGACTGATTTTGCAACCAAATTAAACTTGCCGGTAACCAGTTCATTAATGGGCTTAGGTGCTTTCCCTGCATCAAACAAACAATTCTTAGGTATGCTCGGTATGCACGGCACTTACGAAGCGAATAATGCAATGCACGAAAGTGATTTGATTCTCGGTATTGGTGTACGTTTTGATGACCGTACCACGAATAATCTGGCGAAATATTGTCCGAATGCAAAAGTCATTCACGTTGATATCGATCCGGCTTCTATTTCAAAAACCGTACCGGCTTATATTCCGATCGTAGGTAGTGCGAAAAATGTATTAGAAGAATTCCTCAGCTTGTTGGAAGAAGAAAATCTTGCAAAAAATCAAGCGGATTTGACCGCTTGGTGGCAACAAATCAATGAATGGAAAGCACGCCAATGTTTAAGCTTTGAAGAAAGCAATGATGTGATCAAGCCGCAGCAAGTGATCCGATTAATTCATCAAATCACCAAAGGTGATGCCTATGTTGCTTCGGATGTCGGTCAACACCAAATGTTCGCAGCTCTTCACTATCCGTTTGAGCAACCTCGCCGTTGGATCAATTCAGGTGGTGCTGGCACAATGGGCTTCGGTTTACCGGCTGCAATCGGTGTAAAATTTGCCCATCCGGAAGCCACCGTGGTATGTGTCACCGGTGACGGCTCAATTCAGATGAATATCCAAGAACTTTCAACCGCAAAACAATATGGCACACCGGTTGTGATTGTGAGTTTAAATAACCGCTTCTTAGGTATGGTAAAACAGTGGCAAGACTTGATTTATTCAGGTAGACATTCACAAGTTTATATGAATTCATTACCTGATTTCGCAAAATTAGCTGAAGCTTACGGCCATGTCGGTATTACGATTGATCACCCGAGCGAATTGGAAGAAAAACTCACCCAAGCCTTTGCCATCAAAGACAAATTAGTGTTTGTCGATGTAAAAGTAGATGAAACCGAACACGTTTACCCAATGCAAATTCGTGGCGGTGCAATGAATGAGATGATTTTAAGCAAAACGGAGAGAACAGATGCGTAG
- the can gene encoding carbonate dehydratase: MKQIEQLFANNHAWATRMKDEQSDYFKQLAEHQKPTYLWIGCSDSRVPAEKLTGLGPGELFVHRNVANLVIHTDLNCLSVVQYAVDVLDIEHIIICGHTNCGGIKAAMGTVEDYGLISNWLLHIRDLWFKHSYLLGNLPSEQRANMLTRLNVAEQVYNLGRSSIVTAAWSRGKKLSIHGWVYDVNDGFLNDQGVMATSTETLEITYRNAIAKLTTEVEEMIANKQPEPADPLENAYFD; the protein is encoded by the coding sequence ATGAAACAAATTGAACAACTGTTTGCCAACAATCATGCTTGGGCAACTCGGATGAAAGATGAGCAATCAGATTACTTTAAACAACTTGCCGAACACCAAAAACCGACTTATCTTTGGATTGGATGTTCAGACAGCCGTGTTCCCGCAGAAAAATTAACCGGCTTAGGTCCAGGGGAACTCTTCGTTCACCGTAATGTAGCAAACTTAGTTATTCATACTGATCTAAATTGCCTTTCTGTCGTACAGTATGCGGTCGATGTATTAGATATCGAGCATATCATCATTTGCGGTCATACCAATTGCGGCGGTATTAAAGCGGCAATGGGAACGGTTGAAGATTATGGTTTAATTAGCAACTGGCTCTTGCACATTCGTGATCTCTGGTTCAAACACAGCTATTTGCTCGGTAATCTCCCTTCTGAACAACGCGCCAATATGCTGACCCGTTTAAATGTTGCCGAGCAAGTATACAACTTAGGTCGCAGCTCGATTGTGACGGCAGCTTGGAGTCGAGGTAAGAAACTGTCAATTCACGGCTGGGTATATGATGTTAATGATGGCTTCTTAAATGATCAAGGCGTGATGGCAACGAGTACAGAAACGCTTGAAATCACCTACCGCAATGCGATTGCAAAACTCACCACCGAAGTTGAAGAAATGATTGCCAATAAGCAACCTGAACCAGCTGATCCTCTTGAAAATGCTTACTTTGATTAA
- the cspD gene encoding cold shock domain-containing protein CspD yields MEIGIVKWFNNTKGFGFITCESFEGDIFAHFSEIQSEGYRSLKVGQKVQFELINGERGASASKITLVE; encoded by the coding sequence ATGGAAATTGGCATCGTGAAATGGTTCAACAATACAAAAGGTTTTGGTTTTATTACTTGTGAATCTTTTGAAGGTGATATTTTTGCCCATTTTTCAGAAATTCAGAGTGAAGGCTATCGTTCACTCAAAGTCGGACAAAAAGTACAGTTTGAACTCATTAACGGTGAACGTGGTGCATCGGCGTCCAAAATCACGCTAGTAGAATAG
- a CDS encoding DUF1439 domain-containing protein — protein MKKAFKLLLSGTLLLLSFISNVQAFSISQQEINQYLETRLAEKIPLKDKVGILGLFQLDYHLYNLATEIGQTDEKKVAVSGIIDGILQAKSKKYDAKIYLNMDTTPFYDPEKGALYLKDIRLLNYSATPEKYQDDLQIFLPMLMDGLANILNNTPVYTLDESKAKEALVKKFGKAIIVEKGVLKLETSVF, from the coding sequence ATGAAAAAAGCGTTTAAACTTTTACTCTCCGGTACATTATTGTTGCTATCGTTTATCAGTAACGTACAAGCATTCAGTATCAGCCAACAAGAAATTAACCAATATCTCGAAACACGTTTAGCCGAAAAAATTCCGCTAAAAGATAAAGTCGGAATTCTGGGCTTATTTCAGCTGGATTACCACCTCTACAATCTTGCCACCGAAATCGGGCAAACTGATGAGAAGAAGGTTGCTGTTTCAGGTATCATTGATGGTATATTACAAGCCAAAAGTAAAAAGTATGATGCCAAGATTTATCTGAATATGGATACTACCCCTTTCTACGATCCCGAAAAAGGCGCATTATATTTAAAAGATATCCGTTTACTAAACTATTCCGCAACACCTGAAAAGTATCAAGATGACTTGCAAATTTTCCTCCCAATGCTAATGGACGGTCTGGCAAATATTCTGAATAACACACCAGTTTATACCTTAGATGAAAGCAAGGCCAAAGAAGCGTTAGTGAAAAAATTCGGTAAAGCGATCATCGTAGAAAAAGGCGTATTAAAGCTGGAAACTTCCGTCTTTTAA
- the tgt gene encoding tRNA guanosine(34) transglycosylase Tgt codes for MKYELKTTSGNARRGRLTFSRPKGEYVVETPAFMPVGTYGTVKGMTPEEVAATGAQILLGNTFHLWLRPGQEVMKSHGDLHDFMQWHGPILTDSGGFQVFSLGKLRKIKEEGVTFQNPISGEKIFLSPEKSMEIQYDLGSDIVMIFDECTPYPATFDYAKNSMEMSLRWAKRSRDRFDELQNPRALFGIVQGGTYEELRKISVEGLVNIGFDGYAVGGLAVGEPKEEMHRILEFTTPLLPQDKPRYLMGVGKPEDLVEGVRRGIDMFDCVMPTRNARNGHLFVSNGIVKIRNAKYKTDTTPLDPECDCYTCKNYTKAYLYHLDKCGEILGARLNTIHNLRYYQRLMAQIRQAIEEDRFDDFVVEFYAKIGKEVPPLQSEVNK; via the coding sequence ATGAAATATGAATTAAAAACAACCAGCGGCAATGCACGCCGTGGTCGTTTGACATTTTCTCGCCCGAAAGGCGAATATGTAGTGGAAACACCAGCATTTATGCCGGTTGGTACATACGGCACGGTAAAAGGGATGACACCGGAAGAGGTGGCGGCAACCGGCGCACAAATTTTATTAGGTAATACTTTTCATCTATGGTTACGTCCAGGGCAAGAAGTAATGAAATCACACGGTGATTTGCACGATTTTATGCAATGGCATGGCCCGATTTTAACCGACTCAGGCGGTTTCCAAGTATTTAGCTTAGGCAAATTACGTAAAATCAAAGAAGAAGGCGTAACATTCCAAAACCCGATTAGCGGTGAGAAAATTTTCCTTTCGCCGGAAAAATCGATGGAAATTCAGTACGATCTCGGTTCGGATATCGTCATGATCTTTGATGAATGTACCCCATATCCGGCTACTTTTGATTACGCTAAAAACTCAATGGAAATGTCATTACGTTGGGCAAAGCGTAGTCGTGATCGTTTTGATGAGTTACAAAATCCACGTGCGTTATTTGGTATCGTACAAGGCGGTACTTACGAAGAATTGCGTAAGATCTCGGTAGAAGGCTTAGTTAATATCGGCTTTGACGGTTATGCAGTCGGCGGTTTAGCGGTGGGCGAACCCAAAGAAGAAATGCACCGTATCCTTGAATTTACAACACCGCTATTACCACAAGATAAACCTCGTTATTTAATGGGCGTAGGTAAACCGGAAGACTTAGTTGAAGGTGTACGTCGTGGTATCGATATGTTCGACTGCGTAATGCCGACTCGTAATGCACGTAACGGACATTTATTTGTCAGTAACGGTATCGTGAAAATTCGTAATGCGAAATATAAAACGGATACCACGCCATTAGATCCGGAATGTGATTGCTACACTTGTAAAAACTATACGAAAGCGTATTTATATCACTTAGATAAATGTGGTGAGATTTTAGGTGCACGTTTAAACACCATCCATAACTTACGCTATTACCAACGCTTAATGGCACAGATTCGCCAAGCGATTGAGGAAGATCGTTTTGATGATTTTGTGGTTGAGTTTTATGCAAAAATCGGCAAAGAAGTTCCGCCGTTACAATCAGAAGTGAATAAGTAA
- a CDS encoding hemerythrin domain-containing protein gives MQQLEPQQFASWAEPIDMLYACHSKVKRFCKQLHILPEYLAKNGVNQAVKNDVQQILNYFNLSAPLHHEDEECDFFPALLQVQPQAQAEVDELESQHELLHHNWALLSVQLEALVAGERNEVDPELIARFIAGYEVHIAIEEPLFELGRSHLAQLELEQMGKIMAARRKTSS, from the coding sequence ATGCAGCAGTTGGAGCCACAACAATTCGCAAGTTGGGCAGAGCCGATTGATATGTTGTATGCTTGCCATAGTAAGGTAAAGCGTTTTTGCAAACAGTTACATATTTTGCCGGAATATTTGGCAAAAAATGGGGTTAATCAAGCGGTTAAAAATGATGTACAGCAGATTCTCAACTATTTCAATCTTTCGGCTCCGTTGCACCATGAAGACGAAGAGTGTGATTTTTTCCCAGCATTGCTTCAAGTTCAACCGCAAGCACAAGCAGAAGTTGATGAGCTGGAAAGTCAACACGAGTTATTACATCATAATTGGGCATTACTTTCTGTACAATTAGAAGCATTAGTTGCAGGTGAGCGAAACGAAGTTGATCCGGAACTTATCGCACGTTTTATTGCAGGATATGAGGTTCACATTGCGATTGAAGAGCCGCTTTTCGAATTAGGGCGTTCTCATTTAGCACAATTGGAACTGGAACAAATGGGCAAAATTATGGCAGCACGTAGAAAAACATCATCATAA
- a CDS encoding sulfurtransferase TusA family protein, which produces MNVYQLDLTAYSCPMPLLMAKKALASLPVHSTLVICINLASSQDDFKLLCEQYGYQWLGCQNEDIRRVITIKK; this is translated from the coding sequence ATGAATGTATATCAATTAGACTTAACTGCATATAGCTGCCCCATGCCCTTATTAATGGCAAAAAAAGCGTTAGCGAGTTTACCTGTCCATAGTACATTAGTGATTTGTATAAATTTAGCGAGTAGTCAGGATGACTTTAAGCTGCTGTGTGAACAATATGGATATCAGTGGCTAGGTTGTCAGAATGAGGATATAAGGCGGGTTATCACAATAAAAAAATAA
- a CDS encoding TIGR04211 family SH3 domain-containing protein, translating into MLKRKSTLLACLLLGTSLPAFSVDYITENLSTYMRKGAGDQYKISGAIQAGEKVTVLDRKDRFVLIRDSKNREGWVLASEISQTASPKDLIPQLQQQVQDLSAKLGKIDSDWQQRTIEMQRRSQQAEQQSSELLDQNAQLKRELEVLKNKNRDLETMHDSEKREIVIQWFIYGGSVLAAGLLLGLFIPFIMPRRRRNNGWS; encoded by the coding sequence ATGCTAAAACGGAAGTCGACCCTACTCGCTTGTTTATTACTCGGAACCTCTCTTCCTGCTTTTTCGGTAGATTATATTACTGAAAACCTTAGTACTTATATGCGTAAAGGGGCAGGTGATCAATATAAAATCTCAGGAGCTATTCAAGCGGGAGAGAAAGTGACGGTATTAGACCGTAAAGATCGCTTTGTGCTTATTCGTGATAGCAAAAATCGTGAAGGCTGGGTACTTGCTTCAGAAATTTCCCAAACGGCAAGCCCGAAAGATTTAATCCCACAACTACAACAACAAGTTCAAGATTTAAGTGCCAAATTAGGTAAAATTGATAGCGATTGGCAACAGCGTACTATTGAAATGCAACGTCGTAGCCAGCAGGCTGAACAGCAAAGTAGTGAATTGCTTGATCAAAATGCCCAACTTAAACGTGAGTTGGAAGTATTAAAAAATAAGAATCGTGATTTAGAAACGATGCATGATTCTGAAAAACGTGAAATTGTTATTCAGTGGTTTATCTATGGCGGTTCCGTATTAGCAGCGGGTTTATTACTCGGTCTATTTATTCCATTTATTATGCCTCGTCGTAGACGTAATAACGGCTGGTCATAA
- a CDS encoding inorganic phosphate transporter, which produces MELLQEYGSTLVIITALFGFFMAFGIGANDVSNAMGTSVGSGTITARQAIMIAMVFEFAGAYLAGGEVTETIKSGIIDVSLFADKPDILVLGMMSALFAAGFWLLIASKMGWPVSTTHAIIGAIIGFGCLTVGSDAVQWGQLGGIVGSWFITPVIAGIVAYWIFTSTQKLIFDTAEPMKNAQKYGPFYMALTAFILSIVTMTKGLKHVGLHLTTTETVVISSAIAAVAVIACYFYFRSEAFAKRAQGAAFGGVEKVFSILMLLTACSMAFAHGSNDVANAVGPLSAVVSIVESGGMVSGKAALAPWILPLGAAGIAAGMLIMGYKVMGTMGTGITDLTPSRGFSAEFACATTVVIASGTGLPISTTQTIVGAILGVGFARGIAALNLGIIRNIVASWVITLPAGAIIAIVIYEILLAIFY; this is translated from the coding sequence ATGGAATTGCTTCAAGAATATGGCTCTACGTTAGTCATTATTACTGCCCTTTTTGGTTTTTTTATGGCATTTGGTATCGGTGCCAACGACGTATCTAATGCAATGGGTACATCGGTAGGTTCAGGTACGATCACTGCACGCCAAGCAATTATGATTGCAATGGTATTTGAATTTGCAGGTGCTTATCTTGCAGGTGGTGAAGTAACCGAAACGATTAAAAGCGGTATTATTGACGTTTCACTTTTTGCTGATAAGCCTGATATTTTAGTATTAGGAATGATGTCTGCGCTTTTTGCTGCCGGTTTTTGGTTATTAATCGCATCAAAAATGGGCTGGCCTGTTTCAACAACGCATGCCATCATCGGTGCAATCATCGGTTTTGGTTGTTTAACCGTAGGTAGTGATGCAGTACAGTGGGGACAATTAGGCGGCATCGTAGGTAGCTGGTTTATCACACCGGTTATTGCTGGTATCGTAGCTTACTGGATTTTTACCAGTACACAAAAATTGATCTTCGATACGGCAGAGCCGATGAAAAATGCACAAAAATACGGTCCTTTTTATATGGCACTAACTGCTTTTATTTTAAGTATCGTTACGATGACTAAAGGTTTGAAACACGTAGGTCTACATTTAACCACAACTGAGACCGTGGTAATTTCTTCAGCAATTGCGGCTGTCGCTGTTATTGCTTGTTATTTCTACTTCCGCAGTGAAGCATTTGCAAAACGTGCTCAAGGTGCAGCGTTTGGCGGTGTGGAAAAAGTATTTAGTATCTTAATGCTATTAACAGCCTGTTCAATGGCATTCGCGCATGGTTCGAATGACGTTGCAAACGCTGTAGGTCCTCTTTCAGCGGTGGTATCAATCGTAGAAAGTGGCGGTATGGTGAGTGGTAAAGCGGCATTGGCGCCGTGGATCTTACCTTTAGGTGCTGCAGGTATTGCTGCTGGTATGCTTATTATGGGCTACAAAGTAATGGGCACAATGGGTACCGGTATTACTGACTTAACACCAAGCCGTGGCTTCTCTGCTGAATTCGCTTGTGCGACCACTGTGGTTATCGCTTCTGGCACCGGTTTACCGATTTCAACAACGCAAACCATCGTTGGTGCAATTTTAGGTGTGGGCTTTGCTCGCGGTATTGCAGCATTAAACTTAGGTATTATTCGTAATATCGTTGCTTCGTGGGTAATTACATTACCTGCAGGCGCAATTATCGCTATTGTTATTTATGAAATTCTATTAGCGATTTTCTACTAA
- a CDS encoding TIGR00153 family protein: MAMNNILGLFAQSPLKPLQKLSVKVTECSELLEPFFAATFQKDWDKAAEVREQIIDLERRADALKREIRLKLPRGLFLPVERTDLLELVTQLDKVANYSRDISGRIIGRQLVIPEPMQEPFKQFLSRSLDSTRQVRKVLAELDELLETGFRGRELKFVNNMILELDQIEDDTDQLQIVLRRTLRTVENDLNPIDVMFLYKCIERVSILADQAQRVGSRIELMLAKA, from the coding sequence ATGGCAATGAATAACATTTTAGGTTTATTCGCACAATCGCCACTTAAACCACTACAAAAACTGTCTGTAAAAGTGACTGAATGTAGTGAGCTTCTCGAACCGTTCTTTGCAGCCACCTTCCAAAAAGATTGGGACAAAGCTGCTGAAGTCCGTGAGCAAATTATTGATTTAGAGCGTCGTGCAGATGCTTTAAAACGTGAAATCCGTTTGAAACTTCCTCGCGGTCTGTTCTTACCTGTAGAAAGAACCGACTTGTTAGAGTTAGTGACTCAATTAGATAAAGTAGCAAATTACTCAAGAGATATTTCTGGCCGTATCATCGGTCGTCAATTAGTGATTCCTGAGCCGATGCAAGAACCTTTCAAACAGTTTCTTTCTCGTAGCCTTGATTCTACTCGCCAAGTTCGTAAAGTGCTTGCCGAACTTGATGAGTTACTGGAAACGGGCTTCCGCGGTCGTGAATTAAAATTTGTAAATAATATGATTTTAGAGCTTGATCAAATTGAAGACGATACCGATCAACTTCAAATCGTATTACGTCGTACATTAAGAACCGTTGAAAACGATCTTAACCCGATTGATGTAATGTTTTTATATAAATGTATTGAACGAGTTAGCATTTTAGCTGACCAAGCTCAACGCGTAGGATCGCGTATCGAGCTAATGCTGGCCAAAGCATAA
- a CDS encoding iron ABC transporter ATP-binding protein, whose protein sequence is MIDIKNISHKIGNTTILNNINLHIPNGGITALIGANGAGKSTLLSLIARLQNIQSGQIWLNNYNIAEADSRKIAQHLAILTQDNVIHSRITVQDLLMFGRYPHHQGKISEHDRQVVEKALQRFELDQLKDRFLNELSGGQRQRALIAMTFCQQTQHVLLDEPLNNLDMFHARELMRLLRKLTDELQLTTVMVVHDINMAAAYADTIVAMKNGEIIMTGSPEEIITPENLKTVFNLDAEVLEHNGKRLVVHHI, encoded by the coding sequence ATGATCGATATTAAAAATATTTCTCATAAAATTGGCAATACGACTATTTTAAATAATATTAACTTACATATTCCTAATGGTGGTATTACCGCTCTTATCGGCGCAAACGGAGCGGGTAAATCTACGTTACTTTCCTTGATTGCCCGTTTGCAAAATATACAAAGCGGTCAAATTTGGTTAAATAATTACAATATTGCAGAAGCAGATTCGCGCAAAATTGCTCAACATTTAGCGATTTTGACGCAAGATAACGTGATTCATAGCCGCATTACCGTGCAAGACTTATTAATGTTCGGTCGTTATCCGCATCACCAAGGGAAAATCAGTGAGCATGATAGACAAGTTGTCGAAAAAGCGTTACAACGTTTCGAACTTGACCAACTAAAAGATCGTTTTTTAAATGAACTTTCCGGCGGTCAACGCCAAAGAGCTTTAATTGCAATGACATTCTGCCAACAAACACAACATGTTTTACTTGATGAGCCATTAAATAATTTGGATATGTTTCATGCAAGAGAATTAATGCGCTTACTACGCAAACTCACTGATGAATTACAATTGACCACAGTAATGGTTGTACATGATATTAACATGGCGGCAGCTTATGCCGATACTATCGTGGCAATGAAAAACGGTGAGATTATTATGACCGGTTCACCAGAGGAAATTATTACTCCTGAGAATTTAAAAACCGTGTTTAACTTAGATGCGGAAGTGCTTGAGCATAATGGCAAACGCCTTGTTGTTCACCATATTTAA